CGGCCGGGGCCGTCTTGCCGGACTTGGCGTTCGCTGCGGCTGCGGCGCGGGCCGCCGTCGAGTCGGCGCCGCCGCCACCGACGGCGGCGATCCGACCCTCGACCGTGGCCCCTTTCGGGAGGGTGAGCCGGAAAGCGCCGGGCTTGCCCTGGGCGAGGGTGGCGAGGTTCGCGGCGGTGAGCTCGGCGACGGGGAAAAAGCACTGCGCGCGCTTCCCGCCGCCCTCGCCCCTGTGCTTCTCGCCGCATGTGGCGGTGACGGCCGCGCCGCTCGTCATGAGGGTGAGCTCGCGCGGGGAACTGTCCCGGCCGGGGCACCGGACGGCGTTGCCGCCGACGGTGAGTTGCCCACGGAACTTGATCGTGGTCATGGGGCGGTATCTCCCTACTTCTTGGCGGTGGCGGTGGCCGTGGCGGTTGCGGTGGCCTTGGCGAGGAATCCGCGGGCGGTGGCCGTGCTGGTGGCCGTCGCGGTGACGTTGCCGCCGGCGGTCTTCCGCTTGGCGACGATGACGACGAGGCCCAGGACCAGGGCGAGCACGAACCCGAACTTGGCGAGGAGGACCAGGGCGGCGACGAGCTCGGCCAGGCCCTCGGCGAACAGTCCGAGGGCGTACGCGGCCATGACCGAGGAGCCGGACAGGGAGAGCGACAGGAGCGCCGTCGTTTTGGCCCAGGCCGGGACGGAGGGGGAAACGGTGGCCTCGGGGGCGGCGGCCGGGCCGGTGGGCTCGATCCGGGAGACCAGGAGCCACACCCGGTGTCCGTCGGGGGTCTGGGCCTCGACGGCGCCCTGAACCGGCACCGGGGACAGGTACGGGAGGGTCGCGGTCGGGACGAGCGGCGCGACGGGCTCGGGGTGGTAGAGAACCGGCTCGGCGGGGGCAATGCGGGTCTTGGCGTCCATCGGTGCTCGAACTCCTCGCGCGTGGGTTTCGGGGTGTCGGGGCGGTGTCCTGGGGAGGGATTCGCCCGCATTTGTGCAGGTCTGGGGGGTGTCGGGGCGGTGTCGGGCCTCGGGGCGGGGTGTCCGCGTCAGACACCCCGCCCGGGGGGCCGACACGTCCGGGACACGTCGCCACCTGCGGTTTTGCGGTGGCGACACCTTCCCGGACACGTCATTTCGACCCGTTATGCACCGAGTACGAGCGTGAGGTCCGCTCGGCGGAAGCCGCGGCCCTCGGTGCCCGCAAGGGTGCGGACCTTGACGCGGTCGAGGGTCCGGCCGGTGCCGTCGAGTGCCTCGTCGATCTCGCGGCCGAGGCGGGCGCCGATCCGGCTCGACCATGCCTTGTCGCTCTCGCCGTCGCGCTGCGCCCAACCGGCGGCCGGGTCCTGGTCGTTGAGGAGGCGGGCGACGTCGGCACTGCCGAGCTCGTCGACCCCGGCCGTGTCGAACGCGGTCTTGATCTGGGCGAGGATGCCGACCGCCGACAGCAGACCCGAGGCGGCGTGTCCGGTGAGCGTGCCGGCGGCGATCCGCAGCGCGCGGCCCCGGATGCAAATCTCCTCGAACGCCTGCGGCGTGATCCGGTCGGGCTGGATCTTCTCGGCCCCGGCCTCCTCGGCGAGGATGCCCACGCCGATCTTCCCGAGTCCGGCGGCGGTGTGGCCGCGCTTGGCGGCGCCGTCGCCGAGGATCATGTCCGACGAGGTGTCGTCCACGGTGTGCACCGAGTAGCGCTTGAGGATGACGTCACGGAACGCGGTGGGCACCGACTTGGCGTCGGGGCGCTGCGCGGCGGCAACGATGATCAGGCCGCACGCCCGGCCTCGTCGGATGAGGCGGGCGAGCTTCTCGACGACGGCCGCGAACTCCTGGGCGCCCTTCTCCCGGGTGAGGAGAACGCCGAACGCCTCTTGAATCTCGTCCACCAGGAGCATGAGGACGGGCATCCCGTGGGCCTCGGCCATCTCGGGCGTGAGGCGCATGTCGGGGCGCTCACGCTTCGGCATTGCCCGGATCTTCGCGAACCGGTTGTCCATCTCTTCAATGAGTTCGTCGATGAGCTCGACGAACGCCTCGACCGATGCCGGGTCGGCGCCGATGATCGCGCGGTGTGCGATCCCTTCGAGCTCCTCCCAGTCCGCGCCGCCCTTGAAGTCCGCGAGGAGAATTCGGCAATTCGGGTCGAGGACCCCGGCCGCCGCCGGAATGTACATCGCGCCCGTCTTGCCGTATCCCTGGGCGCCGCCGAACAGCATGGACGACCACAGGACTTGCAGAACCTTGCGGATGCCCTTCCGGTTGGCTCCGAACGGAACGCCGTCCCAGATGGACCAGCGCTCGGCCGTGACCAGGGGCGAGGCAGGCGCCGGCGCGGAGAACGGGACAACGGGAGCGACCCAGAGAACGACCTCCTTGGACGTCTCCCCCTCGGTCAACTCGATGCGCTCCAGGGGGAGGCCGAGGCCGCCGGCGAACGCCTCGGCCTTGCGCTCCAGGACGGCGAACGTCGCGGTTCCGGCGGGGAGGCGGAACCCGATGGTGAGGTTGCCGACCTCGTCACGGGTGGCGAGGCCGTTGGGGCGGATCTCGTCCTCGGCGCCAATGACCTTGATCTCGCGCAGAACCTTGGTGATCCGCTCGTCCGTCACCGGGCCGTCGGTCATCTCAACCACGTTGTCGAGGAGGGCGAACGTCTCGTCCGGCGTGCGGCGGACCATCTCCCGGTGACCGAGGGCGTACAGGAGGCCCACCAGCGGGATGAGCGCGGGGAAGGCGAGGGCCAGTCCCCACGTCTCCCCCAGGGCGAGGAGGGCCGCCGCGTACGAGGTGAAGCCGGTCAGGGCGTAGACGGTGAGCGGCTCCTTACGCCGCTGCTTGGCCTCCTTGCGGCGGTCGGCGCGCAGGTCGGCGATGTGCTCGGCGCCCGCCTTGGCCCTGCGCACCTTGTCGGCGAGGTCCCCGTACTCCGTCGCGAAAAGGAAGCTCCACGCGTCGCGCAGACCGACGCGGGCGCCGAGGCCGGAGACCCGGGCGAACCGCCACAGGTAGACCGGGCTGCGCAACGAGTGGTAGGCCGCGGCGTTGGTCCAGACGGCGCGGCGCTGACGCCACACGCCGGGGTCGGTGAAGGTCTCGGGGATGAGGGGGCGCAGTCCCCAGGACGCGCGCTCGTCCTCGTCGAGCTCCTCCTCGTCGAGCTGCTCGAACACCCCGCCCTCGGCGGCCTCGTCCGTGTCGGGCTTGTCGAGGCGGACGGTACCGGTGCGGAGGTCTGCGACACCGGCCTCGGTGCGGCGGACCTCGGCGCGGGCCATCTCCTCGATGCGGTCGAGGGTCTCGGGGTCGCGGTAGGCGGAGAGGTCGACGAGGGCGGCCTCGGACTCGCCGTGCTCGGTGGTGGTGGTGCTCATGGCGTGGGTCCTTCCGGGGGTGAAAGAAGAGGGGCCGTCGGCCCGGCCGCGCGGGGGAAGCGGCCGGGCCCGGGGGCGTCAGTTCTGCGCCGGGGCGGCGGGGCGGTCGAGGGAGTCGAGGCCGAGGTGAAGACGGGCGCGGGCGGTGGCGGCGGCGGCGTCCACGGCGGTGCCGTGCTGGAGCGAGTCGCGCGCCTCGGCGGCGGCCTCCCACGCCTTCGCCCCGTGCTCGCCCGCCGGGGCGTGCAAGGCGAGTTCGAGGTAGAGGAGGCCGAGCTCGGCGGCGGTCTTGGCGATCCGGTGGTCCCCGGCGCCGGCGCGGGCGTCGGCGGTCTCGGCGAGCTCGCGGGCGATCTGGTGGAAGGCGTTGCCGCCGTCGGCGTTGCGGTCGGTGGTCACTTCTTGCCGCCTTCCTTCTTCTCGGTCTTGCGGGCCTTGGTGACGGCCCGCACGGCCGCCGCCTTGGCGGCGGCGCGGATGAGGATGGGGCCGAAGAGGACCAGGGCGAAGAGGACGGCGCCGATGATGGCGGCCTCGGTCCACCCGTTCTCGGGGGCGAGGGTGATCGTCGAGTAGATGCCGACGGGGGCGGCGAGGATCAGGCGCCGGGGCGGCTGGAACGAGGCGGCGCTCACTTGGACTTCCTCTCGGCCTTGACCGCGTCGCGCAGCCGGATCAGGTAGGCGTTCGTCCCGCCGCCGACGGCCGCGCGGACGTTTCCGACGGAGAGTTTCGAGACGTCCCGGAGGGCGTCGGCGAGGTCCCGAACCTTGTCGAGATCGGCCTCGGCGAGGGGCTTGTCCGGGGTCTTGGACGAGGTGCGGCCGGAAGCCTGCTTCCTTTTACGCCCAAGGGCTGTAGCGGTCCCACGGCCCCCACCAGGGCCGCCGATCGGGCCGTCTCCGGGGCCCCCGTCGGGGCCGCCGCCGGGGCCGTCCTGGGGGCCGTCGTCGGGCCCGGTTCCGGGGGCGAACACGTCGGCGAGGAACAGCTCGACGGCGACGGATTCGGGGGTCATCTCCGCACTGGCGACGGCAGCGGCGAGGGCCTTGTCCGCAGTCACTCGGGCGGCGAGGACGTCGGCCGTGATGCCCAGGTGCGCCCGGTGCACGTCGTGCCACGCGGACCGCCACGCGGTCTCGGTGTCGACGGAGCCGTACGGCGCGGCGGCGAGAATCGCGGTGTAGCGCTTGTAGACCTTGGGGAACTTGCGGCGGCGCTTGCGGTCGTGGCGGCGGCGCCTGCGGTCCTCGGTGCGCTGCGCCTTGGTGCGGCCCGCCTTGGTCTTGTGGCGGCCCCAGCCGCGGACCTCCCAGAAGAAGACGCCGGCGTACGACGCGGCGGCGAGGACCCAGGCGAGCCACCCGCCGGACGGACCCGGGGCGTGCACGTAGTTGATCGCTGCGGCGAAGGACGCGCACGCCCACATCACGGCGCGGAACCGGCCGGTGGGGCGGCCCTCGCGCTTGGCGCGCTCACCGGCCACGGTGGCGACCCAGGCGCCCGCCTCCAGCATCACGGCGAGGCACAGGGAGATCACGCCGGGGAGGTTCTCGCCGTTCAGCGCCTTGAGCTGGAAGTACAGGGCGGGGATGATCCCGCAGAACATCACCAGGAGCGCCCCGCCCGTGTCGCCCTCGCCGCGCAGCTTGGCGTACAGGGCGGCGCGGGCCGCCTTGCGCTCGGCGCTGCGGCGGGCCTTCTCGCGGTCGGCCTCACGGCGGGCGCGGCGGTTGCGCTCCTCGCGCTCGGCCTCGTCCTGG
The sequence above is drawn from the Streptomyces sp. NBC_00078 genome and encodes:
- a CDS encoding DUF2637 domain-containing protein, whose product is MNDYYNERRQDRVADREQDRADALAAAEQKRKDALAAAELRRQDEAEREERNRRARREADREKARRSAERKAARAALYAKLRGEGDTGGALLVMFCGIIPALYFQLKALNGENLPGVISLCLAVMLEAGAWVATVAGERAKREGRPTGRFRAVMWACASFAAAINYVHAPGPSGGWLAWVLAAASYAGVFFWEVRGWGRHKTKAGRTKAQRTEDRRRRRHDRKRRRKFPKVYKRYTAILAAAPYGSVDTETAWRSAWHDVHRAHLGITADVLAARVTADKALAAAVASAEMTPESVAVELFLADVFAPGTGPDDGPQDGPGGGPDGGPGDGPIGGPGGGRGTATALGRKRKQASGRTSSKTPDKPLAEADLDKVRDLADALRDVSKLSVGNVRAAVGGGTNAYLIRLRDAVKAERKSK